A part of Kineosporia sp. NBRC 101731 genomic DNA contains:
- a CDS encoding TetR/AcrR family transcriptional regulator, which translates to MPERAAPANRRERYAQMTREEVVSAARKLFATHGYEQTTVEKIAREAGVSTATVYAQCGGKEGLLRTLMDIWTTSPTVGRIIGDAVARPTGAEKLEVLADGYIEHFLEANDIMSVLYRAAASSKPVEEFMEVAEQRHREALEAITQSIADVGALADGLSVGDAAKIIYFHFRYQQVVLAVETFGWGVDRAKEWSLERVKAAILKD; encoded by the coding sequence GTGCCGGAGCGAGCAGCACCAGCGAACCGTCGCGAGCGGTACGCCCAGATGACCCGCGAGGAAGTGGTCAGCGCCGCCCGCAAGCTGTTCGCCACGCACGGTTACGAACAGACCACGGTCGAGAAGATCGCCCGGGAGGCCGGGGTCTCCACCGCCACCGTCTACGCCCAGTGCGGAGGTAAGGAAGGCCTGCTCCGGACCCTGATGGACATCTGGACGACCAGTCCCACCGTGGGGCGGATCATCGGTGACGCCGTCGCCCGGCCCACCGGCGCGGAGAAGCTCGAGGTCCTCGCCGACGGCTACATCGAACACTTCCTCGAGGCCAACGACATCATGTCGGTCCTCTACCGTGCCGCCGCCAGCTCCAAGCCCGTCGAGGAGTTCATGGAGGTCGCCGAGCAGCGCCACCGGGAGGCGCTGGAGGCGATCACCCAGAGCATCGCGGACGTCGGTGCCCTGGCCGACGGCCTGTCGGTGGGTGACGCGGCCAAGATCATCTACTTCCACTTCCGTTACCAGCAGGTCGTCCTTGCGGTCGAGACGTTCGGCTGGGGAGTGGACCGGGCCAAGGAATGGTCCCTGGAGCGGGTCAAGGCCGCGATCCTCAAGGACTGA
- a CDS encoding alpha/beta hydrolase codes for MTTSSSVPVVHHKTENLDGFELFYREAGPADAPVIVLLHGFPTSSHMFRHLIPYLADRFHVIAPDLPGYGQSAAPDRSEFSYTFDNAALYVQKLLNKLGVTRYAVNVFDYGAPTAWRLALADPDAITALVVQNGNAYDEGLDNAFWAPIKRYWADTSQERRDALRYLVTLETTKFQYTDGMAYPSRISPDNWVIDQALMDRPGNDEIQLDYFLDYGTNPALYPAVQDWLRTRQPPTLIVWGANDTIFPAEGAHPYKRDLKDLEFQLFSSGHFLLEDRADEVFPLIHDFLSRKIA; via the coding sequence GTGACCACCAGTTCGTCCGTGCCCGTCGTCCACCACAAGACCGAAAATCTCGACGGGTTCGAGCTCTTCTACCGGGAGGCGGGCCCGGCCGACGCCCCGGTCATCGTGCTTCTTCACGGCTTCCCGACGTCGTCCCACATGTTTCGTCATCTGATTCCATACCTGGCAGACCGTTTTCACGTCATCGCGCCCGACCTTCCGGGCTACGGTCAGAGCGCGGCGCCCGACCGGTCGGAGTTCTCGTACACGTTCGACAACGCGGCCCTGTACGTCCAGAAGCTGCTGAACAAGCTCGGTGTCACCCGGTACGCCGTCAATGTCTTCGACTACGGCGCGCCGACCGCCTGGCGCCTGGCTCTCGCCGACCCCGACGCGATCACCGCCCTGGTCGTGCAGAACGGCAACGCCTACGACGAAGGACTCGACAACGCCTTCTGGGCGCCGATCAAACGCTACTGGGCCGACACGAGCCAGGAGAGGCGCGACGCCCTGCGTTACCTGGTCACACTCGAGACCACGAAGTTCCAGTACACCGACGGCATGGCCTACCCGTCACGGATCTCGCCCGACAACTGGGTCATCGACCAGGCACTGATGGACCGCCCGGGCAACGACGAGATCCAGCTCGACTACTTCCTCGACTACGGCACCAACCCGGCCCTGTACCCAGCCGTTCAGGACTGGCTGCGCACCCGGCAGCCGCCCACTCTGATCGTCTGGGGCGCCAACGACACGATCTTCCCGGCCGAGGGCGCCCACCCCTACAAGCGAGACCTGAAAGACCTGGAGTTCCAACTCTTCAGCAGCGGGCACTTCCTCCTGGAAGACCGCGCCGACGAGGTCTTCCCGCTGATCCACGACTTCCTGTCCCGCAAGATCGCCTGA
- a CDS encoding alpha/beta hydrolase: MSATVLLVHGAFADGSSWNRVIDRLHREGVAARAIANPLRGLTSDGEYVAGAIAQTDGDVVLVGHSYGGAVATYAGSSAPNVKAFVLVGAFGLDQGESAQSATAEYPDPALLSALQPWTYPGSDIPEVTIQVDRYPDVFGADLPEGEAALGALNQRPVAAQALGEPLAVAPTWRNVPTWWVFGSADHAIHPDFQRETAKKIGATVVELEGGSHAVAQSRADEVTAVILEAVHSL; the protein is encoded by the coding sequence ATGTCGGCAACGGTACTGCTCGTTCACGGCGCATTCGCCGACGGATCATCCTGGAACCGGGTGATCGACCGGCTGCACCGCGAAGGTGTCGCAGCCCGTGCGATCGCGAACCCGCTGCGCGGCCTCACCTCCGACGGCGAGTACGTCGCCGGCGCCATCGCTCAGACCGACGGCGATGTCGTGCTCGTCGGCCACAGCTACGGCGGGGCGGTCGCGACCTACGCCGGCAGTTCGGCCCCGAACGTCAAGGCTTTCGTCCTCGTCGGCGCGTTCGGGCTCGACCAGGGCGAGAGCGCACAGAGCGCGACCGCCGAATACCCCGACCCGGCGCTGCTGTCCGCCCTGCAGCCGTGGACCTACCCGGGAAGCGACATCCCCGAGGTCACCATCCAGGTTGACCGGTACCCGGACGTTTTCGGCGCCGACCTGCCCGAGGGCGAGGCTGCCCTCGGAGCCCTCAACCAGCGACCGGTCGCCGCGCAGGCTCTCGGTGAGCCGCTCGCTGTGGCCCCGACCTGGCGGAATGTTCCCACCTGGTGGGTGTTCGGCAGCGCCGACCACGCGATCCACCCCGATTTCCAGCGCGAGACGGCCAAGAAGATCGGGGCCACCGTGGTCGAGCTCGAGGGCGGATCGCACGCCGTCGCCCAGTCCCGGGCCGACGAGGTCACGGCCGTCATCCTCGAGGCCGTCCACTCGCTCTGA
- a CDS encoding AAA family ATPase, whose translation MTQVSVGFGGRKPLTGQDTLRLNILGPLRVWRGGTELDTAPRQQAYLLALLLARGGRPTGTAELIDLIWGEEAPASALNVIHKYVGFLRRLLEPDLPPREGGTYLVSRGGGYLWTSEPDVLDLLTFRRLTGEARTTLAQGDEEEALDHYVDALDLWSGPAGDGWAHGPSAEPIFAGLNKEYFQACVEAAATARSLKRPDRVLRALHLAAAMAPLHEPVLAGLVLSLGEAGHQAEALAVFDGARRRLAEDLGIDPGVALREAHQRVLAQTPASRPGPVLATTSPDRPIIPQSLEASIAPGPTEHLVGRTAEITALHRAVAPTLANGTAVVLLEGEPGAGKSRLLQEVAAHAEHQGALVVWGHCLPGEGTPTMWPWVETVSRLLEALPPDRREEWLSRDLGHLVGSPGKTAAPATVSDGNGRFRLREQILGLIAEWAGERPVVLVLDDLQWADTSSLQLLEHVVTRLPARSAVVGALRNRGTSASLELVRTLAAISRIPGHRRVVVGPLSPDEVAELVRLETGVLPATDVAGLVHTRTAGNPFFVRELGRLLASDSVITQETVLGRGVPVTVRDVVRDRLAGLDREELDLLETAALVGRNVELALLARSASLDVVSCLNRLEPLCELGLVGPVPGDPFSYRFTHDLVRQAVSEEISPGRAAALHGRIADAMEQVGLSDESVAERVAHHLWAAGPMADPARTVTALVRAGTRALAKTALGAAERHFGSAVELARRSSLPGPELEALSQLIAVVGQRSMYGMASVSLMERAEQIALRLGREREAAGFLFSRWTAHGQALELDRSTPLARRLDDLGRSSTDPVVRAYADAAAGIHEWCLGNVGASFRRLSTTEAGPLPAPGAPEHDPVRDGVQLMSAGMFAEIAAYYGETDTARSLLADLAAATGDDPYAITVATSFEARAAAVVGDAGWALRAARRGIAADPDFSFFSLGTYLRLAQHWALAMTGQDPAAAADQAEHLIVANLSSPARTCVSTWYALLGEMRMAARDLDKAAAAVDRAEDSLERYGQRSSEGLIRLLRAKVMAARGDHRTARHHAEQARDVAFGQGAHLFVRRTDHFLADLDR comes from the coding sequence GTGACGCAGGTTTCTGTGGGCTTCGGCGGGCGAAAACCATTGACGGGCCAAGACACCTTGCGGCTGAACATCCTCGGTCCGCTTCGGGTGTGGCGGGGCGGGACCGAACTCGACACCGCGCCGCGTCAGCAGGCGTATCTCCTCGCGTTGCTGCTCGCCCGGGGCGGTCGCCCGACGGGCACCGCTGAACTCATCGACCTGATCTGGGGCGAAGAGGCACCGGCGAGCGCGCTGAACGTCATTCACAAGTACGTCGGGTTCCTGCGACGCCTGCTGGAACCGGATCTGCCGCCGCGGGAGGGCGGGACCTATCTGGTGAGCCGGGGAGGGGGCTATCTCTGGACCAGTGAGCCGGATGTGCTGGACCTCCTGACGTTCCGGCGGCTGACCGGCGAGGCCCGTACGACCCTCGCTCAGGGGGATGAAGAGGAGGCGCTCGACCACTACGTCGATGCGCTCGATCTGTGGAGCGGTCCGGCCGGCGACGGGTGGGCCCACGGCCCGTCGGCCGAACCGATTTTCGCCGGTCTGAACAAGGAGTACTTCCAGGCCTGTGTCGAGGCGGCCGCCACCGCTCGGTCCCTGAAACGGCCCGACCGGGTTCTCCGGGCGCTGCACCTGGCCGCCGCGATGGCCCCTCTGCACGAGCCGGTGCTGGCCGGTCTGGTGCTGTCGCTGGGAGAGGCGGGCCACCAGGCGGAGGCGCTGGCGGTGTTCGACGGCGCGCGGCGCCGACTGGCCGAAGACCTCGGCATCGACCCGGGAGTCGCTCTGCGCGAGGCCCATCAGCGAGTACTCGCGCAGACACCAGCATCGCGCCCGGGTCCGGTGCTCGCCACCACGTCCCCGGACCGGCCGATCATCCCCCAGTCCCTGGAAGCTTCGATCGCCCCCGGGCCGACGGAGCATCTGGTCGGCCGCACGGCCGAAATCACGGCGCTGCACCGGGCGGTCGCACCGACTCTGGCGAACGGGACCGCGGTCGTTCTCCTCGAGGGCGAGCCGGGAGCGGGCAAGAGCCGGCTCCTGCAGGAGGTCGCCGCTCACGCCGAGCACCAGGGCGCCCTGGTGGTCTGGGGTCATTGCCTGCCGGGTGAGGGTACGCCGACGATGTGGCCCTGGGTCGAGACCGTGAGCCGTCTGCTCGAAGCCCTGCCGCCGGATCGCCGCGAGGAGTGGCTGTCTCGTGACCTGGGCCATCTCGTGGGCTCCCCCGGCAAGACCGCCGCGCCGGCGACCGTCTCGGACGGCAACGGACGGTTCCGCCTGCGCGAGCAGATTCTCGGCCTGATCGCCGAGTGGGCGGGTGAGCGACCGGTCGTGCTGGTGCTCGACGATCTGCAGTGGGCCGACACCAGTTCGCTACAACTGCTGGAGCATGTCGTGACCCGGCTTCCCGCCAGGTCCGCCGTGGTCGGGGCCTTGCGCAACCGCGGCACCTCGGCCAGTCTCGAACTGGTCCGTACGCTCGCAGCAATCAGCCGGATCCCTGGCCACCGGCGCGTTGTCGTCGGCCCCCTCAGCCCGGACGAGGTGGCCGAGCTCGTCCGTCTCGAGACCGGTGTTCTCCCGGCGACCGACGTGGCCGGCCTGGTGCACACCCGTACCGCGGGTAATCCGTTCTTCGTCCGGGAACTGGGTCGGCTGCTGGCTTCCGACAGTGTGATCACTCAGGAGACGGTGCTGGGACGAGGCGTTCCGGTGACCGTCCGCGACGTCGTCCGGGACCGGCTGGCCGGCCTGGATCGCGAAGAGCTCGATCTCCTCGAGACCGCGGCGCTGGTGGGACGCAACGTCGAACTCGCTCTGCTGGCCCGATCGGCGTCCCTGGATGTGGTTTCCTGCCTGAACCGCTTGGAACCGCTGTGCGAGCTGGGTCTCGTCGGCCCGGTCCCGGGTGACCCGTTCTCCTACCGTTTCACTCACGACCTGGTGCGTCAGGCCGTGTCGGAGGAGATCTCGCCCGGTCGCGCCGCGGCCTTGCACGGGCGTATCGCGGACGCCATGGAGCAGGTCGGTCTGAGTGACGAGTCCGTGGCCGAGAGGGTCGCCCACCATCTGTGGGCCGCGGGCCCGATGGCAGACCCTGCCCGGACGGTCACGGCCCTTGTCCGGGCCGGCACCCGGGCCCTGGCCAAGACCGCTCTGGGCGCGGCCGAGCGTCACTTCGGGTCGGCCGTCGAACTGGCACGCCGGTCCTCTCTGCCCGGGCCCGAGCTGGAGGCGCTGTCGCAGTTGATCGCCGTCGTCGGGCAGCGATCGATGTACGGCATGGCCTCTGTCAGCCTGATGGAACGAGCGGAGCAGATCGCGCTGCGCCTGGGGCGTGAGCGCGAGGCCGCCGGGTTCCTCTTCTCCCGCTGGACCGCTCACGGTCAAGCCCTCGAACTGGATCGCAGCACTCCGCTGGCCCGTCGTCTGGACGATCTCGGACGGTCCTCCACCGACCCGGTGGTGCGCGCGTACGCCGACGCGGCGGCGGGTATCCACGAATGGTGTCTCGGCAACGTCGGCGCGTCGTTCCGGCGACTGAGTACGACGGAGGCGGGACCGCTGCCGGCCCCGGGTGCCCCGGAGCACGATCCCGTCCGTGACGGTGTGCAGCTGATGTCGGCCGGGATGTTTGCCGAGATCGCGGCCTACTACGGAGAGACGGACACCGCCCGGTCGTTGCTCGCCGATCTGGCCGCGGCCACCGGCGACGACCCCTATGCGATCACCGTCGCGACGTCTTTCGAGGCCCGGGCCGCGGCGGTGGTGGGCGACGCGGGCTGGGCCCTGAGGGCCGCCCGTCGGGGCATCGCCGCCGATCCGGACTTCTCGTTCTTCTCGCTCGGTACCTACCTGAGGCTGGCCCAGCACTGGGCTCTGGCGATGACCGGCCAGGATCCCGCAGCCGCCGCAGACCAGGCCGAACATCTCATCGTCGCCAATCTGTCCTCTCCCGCCCGTACCTGCGTCTCGACCTGGTACGCGCTCCTCGGCGAAATGCGCATGGCTGCACGCGACCTGGACAAGGCCGCAGCGGCGGTCGACCGGGCCGAGGACTCGCTGGAGCGCTACGGCCAGAGGTCCTCGGAAGGGCTGATCAGGTTGCTCCGAGCCAAGGTGATGGCGGCCCGGGGCGACCACCGAACCGCTCGGCATCACGCCGAGCAGGCCCGGGACGTCGCGTTCGGGCAGGGTGCCCATCTGTTCGTGCGCCGCACCGACCACTTCCTCGCGGATCTCGACCGGTGA
- a CDS encoding BTAD domain-containing putative transcriptional regulator, whose translation MVDEPSARRNRESESTRSLQVSGPGAGVTGPIQPIRPGADDRPDGGAHLRLQILGPLRVWRDGVELEAGPPQQAYLLSLLLARVGSPVSTSELIDLIWDDNAPGSAVNVIHKYVSALRRLLEPTTSARMPGSYLHRRGGSYLFTADPGTLDLLAFREVVKAAKEALARERLETALDRYLEALGLWQGRAGEGFTHRSTALPTFAALNDEFHAVCIGAAELAVSLGRPGEVLPAMQFAASMAPFHEPLQAGLISSLGAAGRQAEALSVFREVRARLADELGIDPGQELQAAYQRVLSQTGASPVVAQADGGRDGTPAQTAAGLVGRSEELALLRDCVEMAFDGRPAIRIVEGEPGVGKTRLVQEIATEASRRGALVVWGSCLEGDGTPSMWPWEQALGPILDSLPAPSREKWLASDLGSLLKSRDDRPASPVIPDGGSHFRQFEHVVTVVGQASAQRPMLLIVDDLQWADAASLELFGHLATRLPMGTVVIGALRDRAPTPGSDLSRVLAAASRLPGHRRIRLGPLSLTDVTELIRRETGHSPSSDVAHGIHARTAGNPFYVQELSRLLSDGGSLQEGGASLRAGVPATVRDVVRDRITGLDDSAHDLLHMAAVIGRDVELDLLARAIGVDVADCLERLEPLQALGLLESKPEDPFGWRFAHDLVRESVTETIARPQAVQLHLRVADAIEHIRADDESVAERLAYHLWAAGPLADPVRTAEALALAGRRAATKLAFAAAYRNLESAIQIARTAGLLELELSALSLLNLLAVEPPGMGGSTLDQLERGAYLARKLGRETAAAEFLFFRMTGAYVSTEKDREIWARRLHELGQASADPIIQAYGRQAWGLHQWDIGDIGAAYQCFSGLGQTTADGVAALLANAADPNPGPAQESLYHLAGQVGGVPVRRRHDLGRWRIPDEWIGYLAVITTLHGDVEAGRSLLGTVYQAEGDPFEMSGWTRYQTMAASMAGDAAWAMHATERWVAASADLPGVAQEAYVRLDWYWARALTGDDPAANAAEAEHVLAATLLDPPRWGLAYWYGLIAEMWLAAGMPDKASTALEQAGQVLNDLGQRYAEGLLLLLRARLLHARGEPVDVVRAAAEAARVRSCERGAHLFAYRAETFLASLDHHQTVG comes from the coding sequence ATGGTCGATGAACCCTCTGCCCGGCGAAATCGTGAATCCGAATCGACACGAAGCCTTCAGGTTTCTGGGCCTGGAGCCGGCGTGACCGGGCCCATTCAACCCATCCGCCCAGGCGCCGACGATCGCCCGGACGGCGGCGCTCATCTGCGCCTTCAGATCCTGGGCCCGTTGCGGGTGTGGCGCGATGGTGTCGAACTGGAGGCCGGTCCGCCGCAACAGGCGTATCTGCTCTCCCTGCTTCTCGCTCGGGTGGGCAGTCCGGTCAGCACGAGCGAGCTCATCGACCTGATCTGGGACGACAACGCCCCCGGTAGCGCGGTCAACGTCATCCACAAGTACGTCAGCGCGTTGAGGCGACTGCTCGAACCCACGACATCCGCCCGAATGCCCGGCTCATACTTGCACCGCCGCGGCGGCTCCTACCTGTTCACCGCCGATCCAGGAACTCTGGACCTGCTCGCCTTCCGAGAGGTCGTCAAGGCGGCCAAGGAAGCCCTGGCCCGGGAGCGTCTGGAGACGGCGCTCGATCGCTATCTCGAGGCGCTGGGCCTCTGGCAAGGACGCGCGGGTGAGGGGTTCACTCACCGGTCGACCGCGCTGCCGACCTTCGCAGCCCTCAACGACGAGTTCCACGCCGTATGCATCGGAGCGGCCGAACTGGCGGTGTCGCTGGGTCGACCGGGAGAGGTGTTGCCAGCAATGCAGTTTGCCGCATCGATGGCACCGTTCCACGAACCCTTGCAGGCGGGCCTCATCTCCAGCCTCGGGGCGGCGGGACGCCAGGCGGAGGCGCTGTCGGTATTTCGCGAGGTCCGTGCCCGGCTGGCCGACGAGCTCGGCATCGATCCCGGCCAAGAACTGCAAGCCGCATACCAGCGGGTCCTGTCGCAGACTGGGGCGTCGCCGGTCGTGGCACAAGCCGACGGCGGACGTGACGGCACGCCGGCGCAAACGGCAGCTGGGCTGGTCGGCCGGTCGGAGGAGCTCGCCCTGCTGCGGGACTGCGTCGAGATGGCATTCGACGGCCGACCAGCGATCCGGATCGTTGAAGGCGAGCCGGGCGTGGGCAAGACCCGCTTGGTGCAGGAGATTGCCACCGAAGCGAGCCGGCGTGGCGCACTGGTCGTCTGGGGTTCGTGTCTGGAAGGTGACGGGACACCCTCGATGTGGCCCTGGGAACAAGCCCTCGGCCCGATTCTCGACAGCCTGCCCGCACCGTCGCGGGAGAAGTGGCTCGCCAGCGACCTCGGTAGCCTTCTCAAATCGCGAGACGACCGCCCCGCCTCGCCGGTCATACCCGACGGCGGCTCCCATTTCCGTCAGTTCGAGCACGTCGTCACCGTCGTCGGACAGGCCTCGGCGCAACGGCCCATGCTGCTGATCGTCGACGACCTTCAGTGGGCCGATGCCGCCTCGCTCGAGCTGTTCGGCCACCTGGCGACTCGATTGCCCATGGGCACAGTTGTTATCGGCGCACTGCGAGATCGCGCGCCCACGCCAGGTTCCGATCTGTCCCGGGTCCTGGCCGCGGCCAGCCGGCTGCCCGGCCACCGCCGGATCCGGCTCGGCCCGCTCAGTCTGACGGACGTGACCGAGCTCATCCGACGCGAAACCGGCCACAGTCCCAGTTCCGACGTCGCCCACGGAATCCATGCCCGCACCGCCGGCAATCCGTTCTACGTCCAGGAGCTGTCCCGGCTGCTCAGCGACGGCGGCTCCCTCCAAGAAGGCGGCGCGTCATTACGGGCCGGGGTACCAGCTACTGTGCGAGACGTTGTCCGTGATCGAATCACCGGTCTCGACGACAGCGCTCACGACCTGCTGCACATGGCCGCAGTCATCGGCCGCGACGTGGAACTCGATCTGCTCGCTCGCGCGATCGGTGTCGATGTCGCGGACTGCCTCGAACGCCTCGAGCCGCTGCAGGCGCTGGGGCTCCTGGAGAGCAAGCCGGAGGATCCGTTCGGGTGGCGCTTCGCACACGACCTGGTGCGCGAGTCGGTCACCGAGACCATCGCGCGGCCGCAGGCCGTCCAGCTGCATCTACGCGTCGCTGACGCCATCGAACACATCCGTGCCGACGACGAGTCCGTCGCCGAACGTCTTGCCTACCACTTGTGGGCCGCCGGCCCCCTGGCCGACCCGGTTCGCACCGCGGAGGCCCTGGCACTCGCCGGTCGCCGCGCGGCGACCAAGCTCGCGTTCGCAGCCGCCTATCGAAATCTGGAATCAGCCATCCAGATCGCCCGGACGGCAGGGCTGCTGGAGTTGGAGCTGTCGGCCCTGTCGCTGCTCAACCTCCTCGCGGTGGAGCCCCCAGGAATGGGCGGATCGACGCTCGATCAGCTCGAACGGGGCGCATATCTTGCCCGCAAACTCGGCCGCGAGACGGCCGCGGCCGAGTTTCTCTTCTTTCGGATGACCGGGGCCTACGTCTCCACCGAGAAGGATCGTGAGATATGGGCTCGGCGGCTGCATGAACTAGGTCAGGCGTCCGCGGACCCGATCATCCAGGCGTACGGTCGGCAGGCCTGGGGCCTGCACCAATGGGACATCGGTGACATCGGCGCGGCGTACCAGTGTTTCAGCGGGCTCGGCCAAACCACAGCAGACGGCGTTGCCGCGCTGCTCGCGAATGCGGCCGACCCGAATCCGGGACCGGCTCAGGAGAGCCTCTATCACCTTGCGGGCCAGGTCGGAGGTGTCCCGGTGAGACGCCGCCATGACCTCGGGCGTTGGCGGATCCCGGACGAGTGGATCGGCTACCTGGCCGTGATCACCACGCTGCACGGCGATGTCGAGGCGGGGCGGTCCCTGCTCGGCACGGTCTACCAGGCCGAAGGTGACCCTTTTGAGATGTCGGGCTGGACCCGCTACCAAACCATGGCCGCCTCGATGGCCGGTGACGCGGCCTGGGCGATGCACGCCACCGAGCGTTGGGTCGCGGCAAGCGCCGACCTTCCCGGGGTCGCGCAGGAGGCCTATGTGCGGCTGGACTGGTACTGGGCCCGTGCACTGACCGGCGACGACCCTGCCGCCAACGCGGCCGAGGCCGAACATGTCCTGGCCGCGACCCTGCTCGACCCGCCACGATGGGGCCTCGCCTACTGGTATGGACTGATTGCCGAGATGTGGCTGGCCGCGGGAATGCCCGATAAGGCCTCGACCGCTCTCGAGCAGGCTGGCCAGGTCCTCAACGACCTCGGCCAACGCTACGCCGAAGGACTTCTCCTGTTGCTGCGCGCGCGCCTGCTGCACGCGCGCGGCGAACCCGTCGACGTCGTACGGGCCGCCGCCGAAGCGGCCCGTGTCCGATCCTGCGAACGTGGCGCGCACCTCTTCGCCTATCGCGCCGAGACGTTCCTGGCCAGCCTCGACCACCATCAGACAGTGGGCTGA
- a CDS encoding alpha/beta hydrolase yields the protein MVTTHHRYALVDGRRIFYREAGLPGRPTLVLLHGFPTSSLMFRQLIACLADRWHLIAPDHLGFGLSDTPSVREFAYSFDALADLTQSLVAQLRIEQYGLFVQGHGAQIGWRLALRAPEAVKALISQNGNAYVEGLQPEFFTTVRDYWRAQTPQTEAGMREALTLELTRWQYLAGVADETLVDPNTWLHDHGLLSRSGNDLIQLALFMDYASNPPLYPRVHRYFRESQVPLLAVWGRGDPIFGPAGAIAFTADLPDVEVHLLDGGHFLLESALDEVVPLVRAFLDKHLEDAVLR from the coding sequence ATGGTCACTACCCATCACCGGTACGCCCTGGTCGACGGTCGGCGGATCTTCTACCGCGAGGCAGGCCTCCCGGGCCGGCCCACCCTGGTCCTGCTGCACGGGTTCCCGACCAGCTCTCTGATGTTCCGGCAGCTGATCGCGTGCCTGGCCGATCGCTGGCACCTGATCGCCCCCGATCACCTCGGCTTCGGCCTCTCCGACACCCCGTCGGTCCGCGAGTTCGCCTACTCTTTCGACGCGCTCGCTGATCTCACGCAGTCCCTCGTCGCGCAGCTGCGGATCGAGCAGTACGGCCTGTTCGTGCAGGGGCACGGCGCGCAGATCGGGTGGAGGCTCGCGCTGCGGGCACCGGAAGCCGTGAAGGCCCTCATCAGCCAGAACGGCAATGCTTACGTCGAAGGCCTACAGCCGGAGTTCTTCACGACCGTGCGGGACTACTGGCGGGCGCAGACCCCCCAGACCGAGGCCGGGATGCGGGAGGCTCTGACGCTAGAGCTCACACGCTGGCAGTATCTCGCCGGGGTGGCCGACGAAACCCTGGTGGACCCCAACACCTGGCTCCACGACCACGGTCTACTGTCGCGCTCAGGTAACGACCTGATCCAGCTCGCCCTCTTCATGGACTACGCGTCGAACCCGCCCTTGTACCCGCGTGTGCATCGGTACTTTCGTGAGAGCCAGGTTCCGCTGCTCGCGGTTTGGGGGCGGGGCGACCCCATCTTCGGACCCGCCGGCGCCATCGCCTTCACCGCTGACCTGCCGGATGTCGAGGTCCACCTTCTCGACGGGGGGCACTTCCTCCTCGAGAGCGCGCTGGACGAGGTCGTACCGCTCGTGCGGGCCTTCCTGGACAAGCATCTGGAAGACGCGGTCCTTCGCTGA